The following is a genomic window from Prunus persica cultivar Lovell chromosome G7, Prunus_persica_NCBIv2, whole genome shotgun sequence.
TGCCGCCAGAGCTGCCGAACTCAAGTTCTTCGTCGAGGACCCTCTCAACTTTGATTCTCTCGCCGTCGTTTTCAACAGGTAGGTTAATTCAACTCTCCTCTCCtccaattattattatttttcttctaataaTTCCATTTTTTAGCTGCAATTTGTAATTATAATAATCAATTTCTTACTGTTAAAAAAGTTGGTGAGTtcatttttctccttttttgcTATTTGTGAGACTAAGTCAACACCTTTTTTCGGGGAGCGCATTTGAGGTGTAGGGTGAACtttatttgaataaatatttaaataagaaTCTGTTTCTAGTATAAGTGAATTTTATTCTGTTCATCTACCGTCTCTTTATGATGTTGATGCCttgatgtttgttttgttttaatttatttttcctacATGAATAATTTTACGCAATTTTCATActtaaccaaaagaaaaaaaagtttgtttgttGACTGCATCTGCATGCCCTGTTGTTCAGATCTAGTAGATTCGCAAGGCTTCAAAGGATACAATGCGCAATAGCAGGGAAGAATCTGTACATGAGGTTTACTTGCAGCACTGGAGATGCCATGGGAATGAACATGGTCTCCAAAGGCGTCCAAAATGTTCTTGATTTCCTTCAAAGTGACTTCCCTGACATGGATATCGTTGGCATCTCTGGTAACTTAATTAAtctcctctcttctttttaattgtatcccataataatgaaaaatcattattGTCCAAGTAATGTCCTCATCTCAACTATCACATGCATGGATTATGGAtactaattataatttaatcatTATGACAATGTTATTTCGCTAGACTATCTCGTAACATAAGATGTTTATGTTTACCGCATATGTGATTTAAACAACGCAAGTTTGGTAGAAATATTTTCTATAGCTCATGAGGTTGATTTAGTTTTGTGTTTATTCTGTACTGTGCAGGAAATTTCTGCTCAGACAAGAAACCAGCAGCTGTAAATTGGATAGAAGGGAGAGGCAAATCTGTGGTATGTGAGGCAGTGATCAGGGAAGAGGTGGTGAGGAAGGTGCTGAAGACGAATGTGGCTGCCCTAGTGGAGCTTAACATGCTCAAAAACCTTACTGGTTCTGCAATGGCTGGTGCTCTTGGTGGATTCAATGCCCACGCCAGCAACATTGTTTCTGCAATTTACTTAGCCACTGGGCAGGACCCTGCTCAGAATGTAGAGAGCTCTCATTGCATCACCATGATGGAAGCCGTCAACAATGGCAAGGACCTTCATGTCTCAGTCACCATGCCTTCCATTGAGGTACAACTACAACCATAATTAATGCTTAATTTAGTGTAATTAACTTAACTTAATTATACTTCATGCTcaattttaaatgaatttgaaAGGTGATGTTAGATCCATAACCAGATTGTTCTGTTCTAGAGAATTTGTCTTATGCCATTTAAAAAATTCCAGGGTGTGTGGAGGGTtcccaatatatataaaaatacacCATACCAATGCAGAATCTGCGgactttgctttcttttctgggtttgtttttttggggaaaGAAAACATTGAAGTGATGATTCTTGTGGAGATCTTCAATTGAATGGACACCTAATCCcagttttgttgtttttctataaattttttataaattttcagGTGGGAACAGTTGGAGGAGGAACACAACTTGCATCCCAATCAGCCTGCTTGAACCTATTAGGTGTGAAAGGAGCAAGCAAAGACTCTCCTGGTTCAAACTCAAGGAAATTGGCCACCATTGTAGCTGGCTCTGTCCTAGCAGGGGAGCTCTCACTCATGTCAGCCCTGGCAGCTGGGCAGCTGGTCAAGAGCCACATGAAATACAACAGGTCTAGTAGGGATGTCTCAAAACTTGCTTGCCCCAGCTAAATATGGAAAGAATTAAAAACCAAACCCCCTTTGAATCTTGATGTATGTAGCCAGCAAGACAAATTAATTTAAGCTCACAAAAGGACACTTTTGGGGGTTGTGGGTTGGGGAGAGAACATGCATGGTGGGTGTGTCACATGTGTTAGAGAAGAATTTTTGCATATGGGGTGAGCAATTTcaatggaaaaaagaaaagaaaaaaagcaaaaagccTCTGTGCATGGTCTTTTTCCAAGATGTACTGAGAGCTTACAATTATTTAGTGTGGGTGGGGGCAggaaacacagagagagagagggagagagagagagagagagagagagggaggaagagAGCATAGGAAATGTTGGTTTTTATATCTTTGTGGTTGTGAGGAGCAAGAGGCCCCCAGTGTTTGTTGGTAGTAGTAGCTGGCTGTTGTTGTAATCTTTGATTAAattgtttgttgttgttgttaatttGCCTTctagtttgtattttttaattagaGGATTAAATTAAACATCTCCAAAATGGGTTTTGTCCTTTTTGGCtctgtatattattattagcaTTATCATATGGTATCAGGTTGGGATTAATGAATCTTAGGTTAGCTTGCAGTTGATGCATATCTCTTCATGTCTTTGGATGAAAGTGGTTGCGCTTTGCGCTTgttgcaataaaaaaatatcatacAATAGAGCATAGATTCACAACACAACCACAtgaacattatttttattttttgattaaaCCTATGAAAGTATATAATTGAGTCTTGAGCCCTCCTACTACTTACACAGAAGTTAAGGTGTGAACTCGTAGACAAACTGCAACTCTTTATATGGCCACATGATTTAGAAATCAGAGTATTTGgtctaccaaaaaaaaataaaaagccaaaCATCGCAAAAGCCAAGGGCCCAGGGTCCACCGTGACTTGAAGAAATCGACCCATCGATGGACGGATGCCAAAAGAGGTTGAGGGGACAGCTAAATTATGGCCAACTTAAGTTGTAATGGTTAAAGATTAGACATATTAATCACAATTTGTTTAATAATTAATCTCCACAATAGTAGTTGATATGAAATTGCCTttacaaaaaccaaaagggATATAAAGGTGGGACCACTTTATGaatagtaaaagaaaatgCCAAAATAATAAAGTGAAGGCAAAttcgccgtctgtgggaatcgAACCCACGACCACGTGGTTAAAAGCCACGCGCTCTACCAGCTGAGCTAAGACGGCTTGCTTGCTCTCATTCAGTTTGTTTATGTCCTTAATGGCATCTTTTGAGCGGCAACAAAaactttttgggttttgtcgGTCGGGCTGATAGTGGGGAATTGTATTGGGCTTGGGCCCCACAAGGGAAGAAGAATTAGGTCAGGTGATATTGGCCCATCCTACAGTCACGGGGCACACTGGGCTAATGACCCACCATAATATATGGTCAGACAGACGAGTGGTAGAGAAGAGGAGCAACTTCATTTTGGACATTCTCTTTTACTTTACTTTTTGATTCAATCAGGGTTAGGCTTTTTTACTTGTCAATTGAATGTGTTTTTGGGCAGTGTTATTCCAAAGTTcagtttgtaattttatttttctcaattcgtgtttgtttatttgtacACTATCCTTATCCTAGAGTGAATGAATAGGTGCAAGTCTTTCTGATGGTGTTTTCAGGCTCAACTCAAAAGTTGATGGTGCCAATGCCAAAAAAGGGAAAGGGTGGTTTTAATTTGTAGTAAttagtaaaaaagaaaaaagagggatTGAACaatatatgttaattaatAATCTAAAGCACATCAATTCCGCTATTTCATATCGCGCTATTTTCTCGGCTCCGTCATTTCCGTCGTCTTCTTTGCGAAGCTACtgaaatttggttttgttgcaAATGCTGCTGAACCTTAACTAAAACTTTTTCAAGTTCGAAAATCCGAACACAAACATGAACCATATAATTAAAGCGTTATCTATATACTATATACTAGGAATGTAGCTGGGATTAAGTTAATTCTCGTTTTTAGATCATGGCTGTggttattttgttatataagAAATTTAGGCTTGATCAATTTACTTTTCTGAATGgcttaattttattatttaagcAATGATTGAAcacaagaaaccaaaaaaaaaattgaaaattgaaaaatttagGGCATTTGTAGTAAgtagttaaaaagaaaaaagaggggtTGAACAACATATGTTACTTATATtaacaaacaataaaagaacccaaaaagaaaaaacactaCCTGAGGGAATCGAACAGACCAACAAGGGCTATAAACCAACATGCCGTTCCAGCTGAGCCAACAAAAGGCGAAATCTGGTTTGGTTGCAGGtactctttcattttcttagcTATTCTTAATGTGACTCACTTCTGCACATTTTCATTTCCTTACGTTTCGTCAATCTAAATTTCATTCTCAGTTCTCCAATTTCTTAACTTAGAACACTGAAATTCCCAAAATTTGTGGATTTTCGATTTTAGAAATTCTTGCTATTCTAATTGTAATTGTCTTGAATATATGAAGTTCTTGAATGTTTTACAGCTTCAAACACTAAAATCCTCTAAAATCCCTAGCTCTAAACCCATTGAATACTGATATGGGTTCTTTAAAAACCCGTAGTTGTTTCAACAATCACTACTAGAAATTTGGGCAATAGGAACCCTTTTTTAGAGACTGATAGACAAACCGTCCGTAAAAACAGCTATTAGGCACATAACTTTATTAAACCGTTCCTATAAACATCAAGGGCTGTGATTTTTGGAGTTTGAGGTTTCAATCTTGGGCTGTGATTTTTGCAGATTTTTGGTTTGTCAATTTCTATTTGGAGGGCACATGCAGAAGGTGAGCATATTTCATATTACTTTTGGACTAGTTGCTAATTCATTAGTTTCGAATTGatattgagtttttaaatttatatattgagATTTAGATTTCAATATTGGTCCACGATTTGTGcagattttcagtttttgattTATAGTTAGATGCACTTACAGACAAGGATTCTATATTAGTTTTGGACTAGTTGTTGTggtttaattttcagtttggCTATTAGGCTCTAATCATCAATTTTAAGTGAGATTTTAACAAATTGGTTTACAAGCAACCATAGAGTTTATACTCTGAGTGTGAGATTAACTAACTGACTACAGCCTAACTAAAACTAAGCATGTGCCTACTAACAACAATACttactaaatttttttgatttcttgTTAGGTTGTGCTATTGGAAGATATTGAAGATCAGGTTGCTGAGAAACTTGTGGCAATATTCCCAGTTACAGTATTTGATATTGAAGATATTTCCTTTTGAGCCTTTTTTTAGTAGTGAATCCTTAGGTTTTTCCAATACACAGAGTTGTTTCAATGGGGTTTTGTTCCAGAGTTGTTTCTACTATTCGACATTTCCATATTTCCTTGTCATTTTTCGTTTTCTTACCCAAGGTGTATTTCTCCTCTACACTAGTCCAAGTTTGTTGCAGCTACAAAACCCCTAAAATTCCCGATCTTCACTTGCTATGGCTACATCAACAGCCCAGTTGAACAATTTGcacaaaataatgaaaagaCACTATGATTCTCAAGAGGCCCTCAAACTGGAGCGGCAGAGTATGAGATTGTCCAAACAGAAAGCGATCAATGTCAGACAAATTCAGAATTCAACGTCTGCATTTAGGAGGCAACTTTGGGGTCGTTTTAGTGCTTTACTTGAGAGGCACATGGTGGAGAATGAAGTTAAGACTCATTGGGCAATTACACTAGCCAATCTCTGCTGCTGACTGGAATGTTATTGACTACTTGGTGAAGTATGTTTCGACACCATCAGAACAACGGATCAACCTTCTTGTTCAAGTAGCATACGTGGTCAAGTCAGCCCCCCAATAAGAAACAGGTTTTGGAAACCTGTAAACCATATTGGGGGGCTGACTTGACCACGTATGCTGCTGGAACAGGAATGTTGATCCGTTGTTCTGATGGTGTCGAGACATACTTCACCAAGTAGTCAATAACATTCCAGTGAGCAGCAGAGATTGGCTCGTGTAAATGCCCAATGAGTCTGACTTCATTCTCCACCATGTGCCTCTCAAGTAAAGCACTAAAACGACCCCAGAGTTGTCTCCTAAACGCAGACGTAGAATTCTGAATTTGTCTAACATTGATCGCTTTATGAGTGGACAATCTCATACTCTGCCGCTCCAGTTTGAGGGCCTCTTGAGAATCATAGTGCCTTTTCATCATTTTGTGCAAATGGTTCAACTGGGCTGTATGTAGCCATAGCAAGTCAAGATGGGGAATTTTAGGAGTTTTGTAGCTGCAACAAACTTGGACTAGTTTAGAGGAGAAATACACCTTGGGAAGAAAACGAAAAATGACAAGGAACTATGGAAAATTTGTCACAGCCCTCCTCTGCTGAGCCTGCCACTGAAATATCTCACAACACAGACAACAAGAATAGGCAGTCTGCCAACAGTGATGATTTAAGTaaggaattttcattttctttagggtttttcttttctttggagCAATGATTGTTAACAATAAATTAACTTTTGTGCATTATTTAGGTGCACAAATTGCAGCGAGGGGAGATGCTCTTGTAGAGGTGTGTTAATATTGGATGAATTGAGTTCACAATTTAGGCTAGTTCCTTTTTTGTATACATTGCTTTTATTAAATTCAGTGGGAGTGGAAATAATGTCGGTTGATTGTCCTTCATTagccttttattttcttaagctATTTAGGTGTGACATCTTTCCAATATAAAAATTCACCGAAAGAAAGACTAGAAACGGTTGAatatttcttttgtatttctcAATCTCGTGAAAACAGTATTGTTTATATACAAAGGAATCATTTGGAATGGAATTAGTTACAAAGGATATGGACATGATGACATGTGTATGATGGACATATGACTAGCCGTTTCCTAATCTTCTAGAATACTGCTGAGCTTGTGATTTTGTGCATTGGATCCCATTGCTTTGTATTTGCTTTGACTGCACCTGTTTGATGTATTGATGATCTGCATATGACAATGCAGGATGAAGTGTAAAGAATACAAACTAAAGAACTACTACTTGTCAATAATACATCCTTCCAAGGCGCTACAATGTCAACTACAAACCTGCAACTGCCAATCAACCAAGCACATCCATCCTCTGTCTTTTCAaatgatttcatttttctttttggtaagaaaatgatttcattttggattttgaattCTTGCATATATTTCTTGAATTCTTGAGGTGTGTTTTGTAAATTTGGATCTGTATTGCCTGGAAACACTAAGAGATCCAGCATGAGAATGTGCTTGATACAGTACAAGTTACATCGCACTGATTAGGCTTTTCTGCTTAGCGAAAGAGAGTCATTGTCGAACACTTTGGTCCTTCAAACCACTAATGGAGCTATATTTCTCAGCCCTGTTGATGgagattttggttttttttttttttttgtttggtcaaAATGGAGATATTGGTTTCTTCTATTGTGTTGATGTTGACATACATATAATCATCTTTAGAACTTGGCATTTGATAATAGAGTTAGGGGAGCTTTTGTTAtcctttatttgtttttcttataataTCTAAAGCccccctcctcttcttcttcatttggtATTAATATGTTCATTGTATAGTTAAGCAGTGACAGTGAGTGATGGGATTGGATCATGATTGTGGTTATTTTGTTGTGTTCTGTAAGGGGAAAATAAAGGTTAGTCAAAATGGCTAATTTACAAGAAGAACTTCCAATCATCTTGGTCTTAGACTCCTTTTTACAAGTCGAAAAGTGGCAGTGATGTCTCATGGGCTACTTTCCGATCATCTTGCAGCACCAAATTTTCATCATTTGGGGTAACAAGAAAACATAGGAATGAATGCATTGAATGTGATCTCAACTCAAACCAAAACTTTCAGATGTTCTAGTTGGTCATCTGTGTCACATATTTAAATTTCTGAGTGTTGAGTGATATATTATGCTGTATATAAGCCTAAGAAACTGTATATGGAAATGCTAGGTCCTTGCCAGGAGACGTCAGTATAAGGGGCTTCACATACTCTGcttcaaaaccaaaattcaaTTTCTGACAGTTCAATATGCTCTTCGTGCCAAGGAGAAGTTGTTATGGTAAAATAGTGTAATTCAAGCCTTTCGTATCAGTTTCTTGAGGGATGATCTAGAGAAATCTTCATAATTTGCTGTACTTCATTCTTGCACAGCTGAATGGTGAtcaagaaatatttttcttctttctttcactCCACGAGATAAGCTGCAGATATATCCATATACATATCCTTGAAAGTTTCTTTCATGATTTTGGGATAGTCATTAATTCTAGACTGAAAGAAGATTGaaagtttcttctttttcgctTTCTTTCCTCGTACAAGGCTTTTAGATTCTTTCAACTTGACTTACCAGAAAGATTTGGTAGTTTCACATGAAGAGTTTGCTCCTGGACGCACCATTCATTCGAAAGGAAAAGGTAGATGCATGGAGCAATGATACTTTACCAGCGCTCTGCCTACAACCTAAAATGTCATTTGATGCCCATTTCGGAAAGCCCTGTTTGCCATGCATTCACATCCATCTCCTGTCCAAAATCAGTCTAGCAAGCAAATTTCATTCTTTCAACAAATCCCAATTACACAATGAATAAGAGCAGCACATTCCTAATTTAGCCCATCGAATCCTCACAACAAAGAAATCAGTAAAATTCTGAACTCCAATTGATATTGCTAATTTCTATTTCCAGCATTCAAGAGATGCTATGAACACACAACAATTAACTACATGTTAAATCAAAAGAATTCCCAACCCAATTGCTGAGGAGCCTATGTTTATATGGTAAAAGAATCGGTTTGGTTTCATGACTCGCACAATCAATTTGATTGCTGAATCTTTTCATCAGTTTCATGCTAAATGAATGTCTTCACTTTCTCCGCTGTCTTCCGAGTCAGCTAGACGGTCGAAAAAAGCATCAAGGTACCAGGGGCAACGCTCATTCCAGGGGGGAGACCCCATTCTACTAGTTCTTCCTCACTGTGATGGATTGCTAAGCTGTATTCTCCGCCCTTTCCTAATTGCATCACTCGAAATTCGCAATTTCCAAGATTGTTTAGGAGCTCGAATTGCTCAACCGTCCACTTGAACCACTTCATTAGGAAGACGCGGGACGTTAACCTGTgtgatattattataatattgaGGTCATGGCAAGGGTCATGGCGAAGCCTGTTCATGTCAATGTCCCTCCATAATGATTCAAGAAAACCTGCAATTATCTTTGTTATTAGGcaataaatattcattttgATATAGAAAGCTGTAAATCCAAAACCTTTATCCAACAATCAAATACATACATAAGCAAAACTTTTCAGAACCTCCATATATTCATCTCATCAGCATGTGTGATTTCACGTTGACATTACAAATCTAAAGCTGCATTTCATTTGAATCTAGTTTCACAAATTTAGAATTGAGAAAATTCAAAGACCAGTGGTCTGGTTCACAAAACTGCAGAGAGTGAAAGCATCTTATAGCGgttactttattaaattggacTTCCATGCCATCCACCACTTTCTGTTTCTAGCCATGGATCATTACCTCTTCTTCAATAACCTCTTCACTATTTGTAAAGCACTACTTCAATCATCATTAGACATTTGGGCAATACTTTTTGGTTCCAAAGAAAAGCTTTGATGGGCCGTCACCTCTTTCACTCATTAAGAAGGGGTAAGACCTGATTCAGTCACATTTCTTTCTATACTAACAGCATGCAGCAGAAAGGGAATGGTGGAGATGGGCCGTCACCTCTTTCACTCAATGGTGAAAGACTATCATATTGAACCATCTCCTCAACATTATTCAAGTATGGTGGACATGTTGGGACGGGCAGGGAAATTGGAGGAAGCAGAGGAATTGATGAGTCAGATCCCGGGACAGCCagggtttttgttgttgcaaaGCCTGCTCGGGGCTTGCAGGATCCATGGGAATGTGGAGATGGAGAAAGGGATGAGAGATAAAGGAGTGAGAAAGGAAGTGGGATATAGTTGGGTGGATACTGGTGATGCTGATGGTTCCTTGTATCTGCATGGGTTTTCATCAGGTGATACATCCCACCCAGAGTCTGGGAAGATATGTAGAATGGCAAAATGTCTAGGATTAgagatgaaaattttgagagaGAACATGTGGGAGACAAAATCACTGAAAATGGACTCCTTCTCAAGGCCCTCACTTTGAACGCTTGAATCTGTACATGTAAAACTTCAAAAGTAACTCATGATTGTTAAGAAGTTCTGTAGCcaaatttctaaaaataaaaataaaaaatggaaattcaTCTTGAGGTAACATACAAATGAAGTTTTGATGTGAGCGATAACAAAAGGTCATGTATGGGTTCCCTTTGTCCATCACCACCTATAATCTTCTTGCTTAACGTttacaataaaaagaaaaaagaaaggttgCATATACAAAAGGGTCATATAAATGAGTGAATAATGTCTTAGCAGTTGCAATGCAACAGAGGATTCGTCTGTTTGAGCTCTTGAGTTATCCTTAATAAATGAGACATCAATAAGGGGCTTCACATGCTCCACTTCAAAACCAGAATTCATTTTCTGACAGTTCGATATGCTCTTCGTACCAAGGAGAGGAGTTGTTATGGTAAGATTGTGTAATTCAAGCTTTTCGTATCAGTTGCTTAAGGGATGATCTAGAGAAATCCTCATCCTTTGCTGTACTTCATCCTTGCACAGGTGAATGAATGGCGATCGGGAaatatttctcttctctctttcactGCACAAGAAAAGCTGCAGTTATATCGATAAACATATCCTTGAAAGCTGCAGGTGCATCATGTCTTTTCAAGAaagctatttatttattatttcaatCTGATGAGATGAGCcattttgtatgaaattctTTGCTTAAATGTTGGTTTTTATATCTTTGTGGTTGTGTTTGGCAGATGAAGCCACTTGTATGGAGCAAGAGGCTCCCAGTATCTGGTTTGATGGCATCTTGTTCAGTATGTGTggtagtagtagtagtagcTGGCTGTTGTAATCTTTGACTAAattgtttgttgttgttgtttatttGTCTTCTAGcttgtattttttaattagaGGATTAA
Proteins encoded in this region:
- the LOC18771586 gene encoding uncharacterized protein LOC18771586 isoform X2, which translates into the protein MPFQLSQQKAKSGLVADFWFVNFYLEGTCRRLCYWKILKIRVVSMGFCSRVVSTIRHFHISLSFFVFLPKVYFSSTLVQVCCSYKTPKIPDLHLLWLHQQPS
- the LOC18769510 gene encoding 3-hydroxy-3-methylglutaryl-coenzyme A reductase 3 produces the protein MAVRRRPPNPSSPGEPAKSQKQNLKASDALPLPLYLTNGLFFTLFFTVAYFLLHRWREKIRTSTPLHVLTLSEIAALFSLFASVIYLLGFFGIDFVQSFVSPNNARAPHDPWNDVVAVEQQPKNDVVRVAPLSAAGGGESSEEDEDIIKSVMSGTTPSYSLEASLGDCRRAAAIRREALQRTTCRSLEGLPLEGFDYESILGQCCEMPVGYVQIPVGVAGPLLLDGEEFTVPMATTEGCLVASTNRGCKAIHVSGGAQSVVLKDGMTRAPVVRFSSAARAAELKFFVEDPLNFDSLAVVFNRSSRFARLQRIQCAIAGKNLYMRFTCSTGDAMGMNMVSKGVQNVLDFLQSDFPDMDIVGISGNFCSDKKPAAVNWIEGRGKSVVCEAVIREEVVRKVLKTNVAALVELNMLKNLTGSAMAGALGGFNAHASNIVSAIYLATGQDPAQNVESSHCITMMEAVNNGKDLHVSVTMPSIEVGTVGGGTQLASQSACLNLLGVKGASKDSPGSNSRKLATIVAGSVLAGELSLMSALAAGQLVKSHMKYNRSSRDVSKLACPS
- the LOC18771586 gene encoding uncharacterized protein LOC18771586 isoform X1, encoding MPFQLSQQKAKSGLVADFWFVNFYLEGTCRRLCYWKILKIRLLRNLWQYSQLQYLILKIFPFEPFFSSESLGFSNTQSCFNGVLFQSCFYYSTFPYFLVIFRFLTQGVFLLYTSPSLLQLQNP